The region TGGGACAGCGGGCACACGGTCAGGGGCGGAGGCGACGATGAGCGCGGCAGGCGGCGCGGTACAGCTCACGGACCCTCGCGAGCTGCTGGAGGTCTTCACCGAGGCGGGCGAGCCGACCGGTACGGCGCTGCCACGCGGGCAGATCCACCTGGAGGGCCACTGGCACCAGGCGTTCTTCTGCTGGATCGCGCGGCCGGGGCGGGAGGGTCCGGAGATCCTCTTGCAGCACCGGGCGGCCCGCAAGGATGTCTGGCCGCTCCGTTTCGACGCCTCGGCCGCCGGGCACATCCGCTTCGGGGAGAGCATGGCCGAGGCCGCGCGGGAGGTCCGCGAGGAGCTGGGCATCGCCGTCGAGCTTCGGGACATGCTCCATCTCGGGCGGCACCGGCAACAGCACGATCATGCCAACGGCCTGATCGACCGTGAGTACCACGTCGTCCACCTGCTGATGCCCGGCCCGCCGGACGCCGCCTACCAGCCCGATCCGCGCGAGGTGGCCGGGCTGGCCTGGCTTGGCCTGGACGACCTGCTCGGGCTGGTCGAGGGGCGCATCGGCGAGGCCCAGGCCCGCTACCGAGCGGCAGCCGCCGGGCCGGACGCGTTCGTTGCGCGCACGCTGACGCTCACCGACCTCGTGCCCTACGCCGACGGCTACCATCGCTGGCTGCTCGGCGCGATCCGCGAAGAGATGGGCCGGCGCGGCCTCTAGATCAACGCGACGACGGCCGCTCCATACCGCGCATTTCACGAACGTCGCTGGCCGTCGCGGCGCGGATCGTCGTCCCCGGTGCAACTCGCTGTAGCGTGTATCCGGGCTTGCCTCACGCGATGGGCGTCACCTGCCCGCTCT is a window of Chloroflexota bacterium DNA encoding:
- a CDS encoding NUDIX domain-containing protein codes for the protein MSAAGGAVQLTDPRELLEVFTEAGEPTGTALPRGQIHLEGHWHQAFFCWIARPGREGPEILLQHRAARKDVWPLRFDASAAGHIRFGESMAEAAREVREELGIAVELRDMLHLGRHRQQHDHANGLIDREYHVVHLLMPGPPDAAYQPDPREVAGLAWLGLDDLLGLVEGRIGEAQARYRAAAAGPDAFVARTLTLTDLVPYADGYHRWLLGAIREEMGRRGL